TTGCCAGGCGAGGCAGTGACCCACGGCGCCAGCCAGCGAGGGCCCGGGTAATGGGACTCGAATCGCTGTACGACCTGTTGCTCGACGAACTCCGCGACCTGTACCACGCCGAACTGCAGATCGCCAAGACCTTGCCGCGGCTGGGCAAGGCGGCGCGAACGCCGGCGTTGCGCGACGCGCTGCGTCATCATCTCGAGGAAACCGAGCAGCAGATCGTGCGTCTCGAGGAGGTCTTCAACCTCCTCGGTGTGCGCGGCACGGGGCGGAAGTCGCGCGCGATGCTGGGCTTGCTCGATGAGGCCATCGACCTCATCGCTGCCGAGGGATCCGATGTGGTGCGTGATGCGGCGCTCATCGCCGCGCTGCAGCGGGTGGCACACTACGAAATGGCCACCTACGGGACGGTCATCGCGCATGCCCGGATGCTGGGGCACTCGCCCATCGCGCGATTGCTCGAACAGTCGCGCGACGAGGAGCAGCGCACCAACGCCGTGCTCACGCGAATCGCGGAGCAGCACGTGAACCGCATGGCGGTGGACGTTGGCCGCTATGCCGAACGCAGCGAGCGTCTCGTCGCGCCCGACCCCCGGCCACGGCCGTTGGGGCATGAGGCGCGCCAAGGGGAGCAGGAGGTGCACCGGCCTCCGTCACGCGAGGTAGCGGAACCCACGATCGACCGCACCCACGGTTCAGCCTAGAGTTCCCACCCCTTGCGGTAGGCGCGCGTGAGGAACGGATTGGCCTCGGGCGCATTGGTGAACTTCATGTTGGCGGCATCGTACAACACCTTGCGTCCCTGACCAGCGCGCAGCGCGGCAATGCCCAGCAGCATCGTTTCGGTCAGCGGGGCCGCCTGCGAGAAGGGCGAGCTGGTCTGTGCCTGTCCCTTGGCGGCCTGAATCCAGTTCTGCTCGTGCGACACCGTGATGCGCGGCATGGTCTTGGCCACCGCTTCGGCACGCTTGGCGGTGCCCTCGGGGTAGATGCGTGGACGGTTGCCGTAGGTTTCGTGGATGAGCAGGCCCTTGTCGCCCACGATCATCGCGCCGCCGCCGTCGCTGCCGGGGTTGGAGATGGGCGCATCATCGGGGAGCATGGCCGGACGCGGCGGCAGCAGTCCGCCATCGTACCAGTAGAGATCCACCGGTCCGCGCTTGCCCACCGCGGGATACTC
The DNA window shown above is from Gemmatimonas sp. and carries:
- a CDS encoding DUF892 family protein, giving the protein MGLESLYDLLLDELRDLYHAELQIAKTLPRLGKAARTPALRDALRHHLEETEQQIVRLEEVFNLLGVRGTGRKSRAMLGLLDEAIDLIAAEGSDVVRDAALIAALQRVAHYEMATYGTVIAHARMLGHSPIARLLEQSRDEEQRTNAVLTRIAEQHVNRMAVDVGRYAERSERLVAPDPRPRPLGHEARQGEQEVHRPPSREVAEPTIDRTHGSA